A region of the Trueperaceae bacterium genome:
ATGAGGCCCGACAGCTCCGCGATCGCGTCGACGTCGGACTGCAGCGCCAGCGTGACGACGTCGGCCTGCAACCCCTCCACCACGGCGCGCGCCTGCGCGCCAGAGCCGCCGTGCGACTGGTTCACCACCACGGTCTCGCCCGTCTCCTCCAGCCAGTGGGCCGCGAACGCCTCGTTGAACTCGCGGTAGAACTCGCGCGTCGGGTCGTAGCTGACGTTGAGGAGCGTGACCTGGGCGTGGGCTGCCGACGTGAGGCAGAGCGCGACCGCGAGCGAGGCCGCGAGGGACAGGCGTGACGAGCGGGGCGTGGCAGAAACCATCGACACCTCGCATTCTCGTGCCCTCCTTGTGAGGACACGTGGAAGTTAGCACCGGTGACGGCGCCCAGCGGTCGCGAGCGATGCGGCGCGGTCGGCGTCCTCAGCGAAACTCGGCGCCGGGCCCTACAGCTTCACCGCCGTGCCGGAGGCGGTGACCATGAGCATGCCGCCGCCCTGGCCGAACGTGATGGACTCGTAGTCGAGGTCGACGCCGAGCACCGCGTCGGCGCCGAGCTCCTGCGCCGCCTGCCGCATCTCGGCGAGCGCGTTCTCCTTCGCTTCCCGCAGGCTCTGCTCGTACAGCGCGCTGCGTCCGCCGATGATGTCGCGGATCCCGGCCATGAAGTCGCGCAGGATGTTGGCCCCGAGGATCGTCTCCCCGGTGACGAGCCCGAGGTACTCGCGGACCGGCCTGCCCTCGACGCTGTGGGTGGTCGTGACGATCATGCGGCGAGGCTAACCCGTCCGCGGGCGCCCCGACACGGCCGGTCGCGGCGGCGGGCCCGGCGGGACCGCTCCGCCCCGCCTGTCGCGGCGGCGCGATCGACCGGTAGGGCCCGGCCTCGGACGGTCGTGGGGCCGCGCTCGTCCGGAAA
Encoded here:
- a CDS encoding heavy metal-binding domain-containing protein gives rise to the protein MIVTTTHSVEGRPVREYLGLVTGETILGANILRDFMAGIRDIIGGRSALYEQSLREAKENALAEMRQAAQELGADAVLGVDLDYESITFGQGGGMLMVTASGTAVKL